CGTTTCAACAGTTCCAAACATCATTGTGGCTGTTGTTTTCATTCCGATTTCATGAGCGCTTTTATGAACTTCCAGCCATTCGTCCGTACTTATTTTTTTAGGAGCGATTATGTCCCTTACTCTATCACTTAATATTTCTGCCCCCGCTCCCGGAATTGAACTGAGGCCTTTTTCTTTGAGCCTTATTAAAACTTCTTTAATGGGTATTTTACTTATTTTACTAATATAATTTATTTCAGGTGCTGAAAATCCATGAATGGTAATACTGGGATATTTTTTATGGATATGTTCCACTAAATTTTCATAAAAATCTATTTTTAAATTCGGATGAACGCCTCCTTGAAAAAGAATTTGAGTCCCTCCAATTTCAATTAACTCATCAATTTTTTTATCAATTTCTTCAAAACTTAAAACGTATGCATCGGTACTTTTTTTATGTCTGTAAAAAGCACAGAATTTACAGTTTACAAAACATATGTTGGTATAGTTAATATTTCTGTCTACAATAAAAGTTGTAATCTTTTTAGGATGAATTTCTCTTTTTTTTTCAAGTGCCATTTTTCCAAGCTTGATTAAATCTTCATTTTGTATTAATTCTATTGCTTTTTCTTTTGAAAGTCTCAAAACAGCTCCTTTTTTTTGTATAATTGCTTTTATAATATCAAAAAAGGAAAAGTAATGGAAGAAATTATAGAAAAAATTTCCGAAGAAACTATAAATGAATTAAAAAAAGCAGAAAAACCGGCATACCCCTTATATTATAAAGAAGTTTTTGTCAGTTTAACCAGGGAATATAAAATTTTTGAACAAATTAACCCCAAATTATTATGTGTGGATCCGAGTATAAGTGAGAATCTTATAAATAAAACCGCTGAAACTGTTAAAGACATTCATAAAACCTCTTCCGATATAAAAAGGGAATCTATAAAATTGTTAGAAGATATTGAACCTGTGGAAACTGATGAACTTAAAAGTTTAGTGATACAATATTCTTCCAAACTGCTTGAACAGATTAATAAAATGCATGAAAAAATAAGTGAATTAGAAACTGAGCTTGAGAAAGCGTATAAAGAATTGCTGATTGATCCGTTAACTAAAGCATTAAATAGAAAAGCTTTGGAGAAAGAATTAAATGAAATTTTGGAAATTGGAAAAGAGAAAGATTTAGATTTGGCTCTGGCTGTTTTGGATTTGGATGATTTTAAAAAAATCAATGATACATACGGACATTTGATAGGAGATTTTGTATTAAAAAAAGTTGTTGACATAATTAAGAGATTATTGAGAAAAGAACATAAAATTTATAGAATAGGCGGTGATGAATTTGTTATATTAATGAATAGAATCGATTTGAAAATAGCAGAAAAAGTAATAGATAGAATAGTCTCAACCATCAGTAAAACAAAAATGAAATATAAAGATAATTTAATTGATGTTACTGTTTCAATAGGTTTAACAATGCATAGAAAAGGTGACACTATAGAGAGTATTATACGCAGGGCTGACGAGGCTGTTTATGAAGCCAAAAAAAGCAGAAATAAGTATGCGGTTAAATTATAAGGTTTTTATATGTGGTTTGATGCAATAATTATAGGAGTGACTTTAATATTGGCAATAAAAGGTTTTTTTAACGGTTTTGTTAAAGAGATAGCCGGACTTATAGGGATAATAGGGGGTCTTTATTTAGCAAGCCTGTTTTATCATCAGGCCGGAATTTATATAAATAACAATTTAATCGAAATAAAAAACGCTTCAGCAATAGATTTGGTTGGTTTTATAGCAGTTTTTGTCGGTTTTTGGATAAGTACGGTGTTTATAGGTTTTTTAATTAATAAAATTTTAAAAATCAGTGCCCTTAGTGCGTTAGATAGAATATTGGGTTTTATTTTTGCGGGAGCAAAATTTTTTTTATTAATAAGTGTAATTTTAGCAATGCTTTATAAAGTGGAATTTATAAAGGAAAAAACACAAAAATATGTTAAAAACAGTATTGTTTTTCCTGTTTGTATAATTGCCGGAAACAAAATTATAAACTTATCTCCTAAAGATTTAGAAAAATTATCTAAAAATGTTAAAATTTCAAAAAACTAAAGGAAGTTAATGTTCAGTAACGAATACGTAAAACTCAGAATGCAAAAAGCAGATAAACTGAAAGAAGCGGGAATAAACCCTTATGGGCATAATGCAAAAAGGGATACCAAAATATCTGAATTTTTAGAAAAAAACAAAGATATTGAAAATCTTGAAAATAAAAGAGATGAAAACAGAATTTTTACAGTTGCCGGAAGAGTAAAATTTTTAAGACTTATGGGTAAAGCCGCATTTTTTAAAATCGAAGATGAAAGCGGTATTTTACAGGTATATATGAGTAAGAATGATTTGGGTGATGATTTTAATCTTCTTAAAAAAAATTTGGAAGTAGGTGATATTGTAGAAGTTACGGGATATCCTTTTATTACTAAAACCGGCGAACTTACAATTCATGCACAAAAAGTTAGAATTTTAACAAAAGCTATTCATCCTCTTCCTGAAAAATTCCACGGTCTTCAAGATACTGAAACTAAATACCGTCAAAGATATCTTGATATGATTATGAATAAAGATACGAGGGAGAGATTTAAATTAAGAAGTAAAATAGTAAGTTTAGTCAGGGAATTTTTCATTAAAAAAGGTTTTATAGAAGTTGAAACTCCAATGCTCCATACAATAGTGGGAGGGGCTAATGCCAGACCTTTTATGACGCATCATAACGCACTTGATATCGATATGAATCTTAGGATTGCACCTGAACTTTTTTTAAAAAGACTGATAGTAGGTGGTTTTGAAGCAGTGTTTGAGCTTAACAGAAACTTTAGAAATGAGGGAATTGACCATACCCATAATCCTGAATTTACTATGCTGGAATATTACTGGGCATATCACAATATGGAAGATTTAATGAATTTAACAAAAGAATTGTTTGATTATCTGCTTGAAAAATTGAATTTACCTAAAAAAATTCCTTTTGGAGATACAGAAATTGATTTTACCGATTGGAAAATTATTACTTATAGGGATGCGTTGATTAAAATAGGAAATATACCAGAAGAAATTTTAGACAATGTTGAAGCCATGAAAAAATACTTAAAAGACCATGGAGTTGAGGTTGAAGAGCATATTGATTCAAAAGGAAAACTCTGGGCTGAACTTTTTGATGAGTTTGTTGAGCCTAAATTAATAAATCCTACTTTTGTAACAGAGTTTCCAGTAGAAATTTCACCACTTGCAAGAAGAAGTGATGAAAATCCGGAATTTGCGGAAAGATTTGAGCTGTTTATCGCAGGTAGGGAGATTGCAAACGGATTTAATGAATTAAATGATCCGTTAGATCAGTATGAAAGGTTTAAAGCCCAGCTTGAGGCAAAAGCAAAAGGTGATGAAGAGGTTATGGATATGGATTATGATTATATCAGGGCATTGCAGTACGGAATGCCCCCTACTGCCGGTGAGGGAATAGGAATTGACAGACTGGTTATGCTTTTAACCAATACACAATCTATTAAAGATGTAATTTTATTCCCGACAATGAAACCGAAAAAAGAAATTTTTGACAAAGACGATACAAAATAAATATAAAGGAGAAATAATGAGTTTAAAAGATTTTGATAAAGACGTGTTTTCAATTTTAGAAAAAGAGTTGGTTCGTCAAACAGACCATTTGGAAATGATTGCTAGTGAAAATTTTACACTTCCAGAAGTAATGGAAGCTATGGGTAGTGTATTTACAAACAAATATGCCGAAGGTTATCCTGGTAAAAGGTATTACGGAGGATGTGAATATGCAGATATGGTAGAACAGCTTGCAATAGACAGGGCCAAAGCTTTGTTTGGATGTGAATATGCAAATGTTCAGCCGCATTCCGGTTCACAGGCAAACGGAGCTGTTTATGTTGCATTAATGAAACCTTATGATAAACTTCTTGGGATGGATTTAAGTAACGGCGGGCATTTAACACATGGGGCTAAAGTTAATTTTTCAGGAAAACATTATCACAGTTTCTCATATGGAATTGATGAAAAAACAGGTAGAATTGATTATGACAGGGTTAGGGATATTGCAAAAATTGTTAAACCTAAAATGATAGTATGTGGTGCAAGTGCATATCCGAGGGAAATTGATTTTGCAAAATTTAAAGAAATTGCCGATGAGGTAGGTGCTATTTTAATGGCCGATGTTGCCCATATTGCAGGGCTTGTTGTAGCAGGTGAGCATCCAAATCCATTTCCACATTGTGACGTGGTAACCACTACAACCCATAAAACATTAAGAGGACCAAGAGGGGGATTAATCCTTACTAACAATCCTGAATATGCTAAAAAAATTAATTCTGCAATTTTCCCTGGAATTCAGGGAGGACCACTTGTTCATGTAATAGCTGCAAAAGCGGTTGGATTTAAAATGAATCTTGACGAAAGCTGGAAAGATTACGCCAAACAGGTAAAAGCAAATGCAAGAGTATTGGCCGAAGTACTGCTTGAGAGAGGATATGATTTGGTAAGCGGCGGAACAGACAATCATTTAGTACTAGTAAGTTTCCTTAATAAAGAATTCAGTGGAAAAGAAGCTGAAGAAGCTCTTGGAAGAGCCGGAATTACTGTAAATAAAAACACAGTTCCAGGGGAAAAAAGAAGTCCATTTGTCACAAGCGGCATCAGAATCGGCTCACCTGCACTTACAGCCAGAGGTATGAAAGAAGAGGAATTTAGATTTATTGCTAATAAAATAGCAGATGTTTTGGATGATATTTATAATGTAGAGTTACAAGAAAAAGTGGCAAATGAATTAAAAGAACTTGCAAGTAAATTTGTAATTTACGACAGACCTACTTATTAAAAAATTCCCCTTTTGGGGAAAGGAGAAAAATTGGCATATAATGTAGATATTTCGCTAATTAAAATTAACAGAAATTATTATTATGAATATAAAGGTAAAATAGTAAAGAAGATTGTGTATAAAGGTAGGACTTTCTTTGATAAATATGAAAAAATTGACGAGCCTTTAACCTTTCAGGTTATGAATGACCATATCGAAAGAAAAAGAATTATAGCCCATGATTTGATTAACAGACAAAGAAATATTGTTGAAAATATTGTTTTTGACTATAACGGCAATAATCCAGAAATTTTTTGGAACAGGGCTTCTTTATTATTAAGGGAGGAAGGTTTTTTAAATTTTACTGCATACAATTCAAAAACACCGGGCCATTTACATCTTTATATTCATAAAGGCCATACAACATTGAATGAAGGTATACAAATCGCTAAGAAATTATCTTTAAAATTAGCTGGAAAGTTGCCTAAACAATGGAGGGTTTTCCCCACTGATGAACTGCCGCCTGAATTTAATATCTTGAATTTGCCTTATGAATTGTATAAAAAAGAAAGGGGTGCCTCCTGGGCACGTCATATGTAAGGAGATACCATGGAAAAAGATGATTTGTTAAATATAAAACCAAAAAAAAACATTAAAAAGCCTTTGGTGTACGGGGCAATAGCTTTTTTAATTTTTATTATTGCCGTAATTGCCTATGCAATTTATTCTAATTCTAAAGAGGAAAATGTTGTTTTGCCTCCTCAGGTAAATGAGCAGCCTAAAGAAAAAAGCAGTGAGTTTAAAGAAATTCCTATCGAAGAAAACACAAATACATTATCTCAAAAATTAATAACGGATAATTCGGAAGAAATTAATGCTTCAGGTGAGAAAAAAAATAATTCAAATATTAATAACCAATCTGTGGAAAAAGAAACGCTTAATCAAAAAAGCCCCGTTTCAGCAATAGAAAAAAAACCGGAAAATCAAGCTAAAAACACTGCTTCACATAAAACAGAAGTAAAAAAAATTAAAAATATAAAAAAAGCTTTAAATGTCAAATATTATATTCAGGTAGCTGCATTAATGAAATATAAAACTCCAAACAAAAAGTTTTTAAATTTAATCAAAAAAGAAGGATTTAATTATACTTTTTATCATACATATATTAAAAAAAATAATAAAAAAATAGCGATAACTAAAATATTGATAGGCCCGTTTGAAAATGAAAAAACAGCAAGGGCTAAATTAAGAATTGTAAAAGAAAAAATCACTCAAAATGCTTTTATTTTTAAGGTAAAATAATGAAACATACAAAATTTTTGTTAGATGAATTTTCCGCAGTTGCCATATACAATCAAATTTCTTCTCTTTTTCCCAATGAAAAAAAATTTTTACTAGAAAGTGTTATTAATAATGATAACGGAAATTATAGCTTTATTTTTATTGGTGAAAAAGAAAGAATTGTTTATAAAAATAAAAAAACGGTTTATGAAACAGATGAAAAAAAAGAAATTTTTAATACAGATCCGTTTTCTTTTTTAAAAAAATACTATAAAAACCTAGATAAGGATTATTATAAAAAACTTGTAAAAGAATTAAATATCGGATTTGTAGACGGGTTTATAGGTTATATTGCTTACGACATGGTGGGTGTTTTTGAACCAGTTTTACAAAAAAATATGGAAAATCTTAAAGATGAAACAGACATTCCCGATTTTTATATGATTAGACCTAAAATAGTAATAGGTTATTCCCACAAAACTTCTGAAATAACAATCATAATAAATGATGAGAAATTAAATAATTATTTATATATTATAAAAGATTTGTTAACATCTTCATACAAGCATTTGCCGTTAAAACCTATAAATGTGTTAGAAGAACCTCATTTTTTATTTGATAAAGAGAAGTTTTTTGAAATTGTAGAAAATGCAAAAGAGAATATTAAAGCCGGAGATATTTTTCAGATAGTGCTTTCAAACAGATTATATTTGAAAGCTAAAATAGATAAATTTTCATTTTATAGAAAACTCAGAAGTAAAAATCCTTCTCCTTATCTATATTTTTTAGATTTTAACGAATTTTCAATAATAGGCAGTTCTCCAGAAGTAATGGTAAGGTTAACAGATGATGTCATTTTACTCAGGCCGATTGCCGGTACTAGGAAAAGAGGAAAAGATTTAAAAGAAGATATTGAAATGGAAAATGATATGTTGAATGATCCAAAAGAGAAGGCAGAACATGTTATGCTTGTGGATCTTGGAAGAAATGATGTCGGAAGAGTCAGCAGAGGGGGAAGCGTTGAAGTTGAAGATTTTATGAGGGTTGAGAGGTATTCTCATGTTATGCATTTAGTAAGTGACGTAATAGGTTTAAAGAAAGAAAATATTGATATGTTTGATGTGTTTAAAGCAACTTTCCCGGCTGGAACTGTTAGCGGAGCCCCGAAAATCAAAGCAATGGAACTTATTGCCAATTATGAAGGTGTAAAAAGAAGTTTTTATGCCGGCAGTATCGGATATTTTGGATTTGACGGAAATATGGATAGTGCAATTACGATAAGAACGGCCCTTATAAAAAAAGATAATATAATTTTCCAGGCGGGAGCAGGAATTGTTGCCGATTCGAAACCGGAACTTGAATTTAAAGAAATTAATAATAAATTAGGCGCTTTGGTCTCAACATTAAAAGAATTAAGTAAGTAGGTGGAAAATGGGGGTATTAAAAAGTTATATTGGTAAAAAAGTTTTAATAAAACCTCAGGGGTTTTTAGATTCTCAAAATGCAGGAATGCTGATTACTCCTCAGGATATTAATAATTTTAAAAATAGAAAAGTTAAATATATAAGTGTTGATTTTTCAAAAATAATTAGTTCGAATCTTTCAGGAATTAGATTTTTAAATGATATTTTTGAAAAATTATATAAGGAAAATATTGAATGTGCAATTTTTTCTCCAAATAAGCAGGTGTTTGAAATTGCTTTAAGAATTGATAATAGATTTTTTAATATATATGAAAATGAAGAAGTTGAAAAAATTTTCACTTCTGAAGAAATGATTAATAAAGATATTTATATCTGTTGTATAAAAAATGAAGAAAACAGAAATTTGATTGTTTTTAATTTAGTTAAAAAAGGATATATGCCTTTAATTGTTGAAAGTGAAGATAAAATCAGTTCGGAAGATGTTATTGTTATAAAAAACAGTATTGTTTCGAAATTTTCAAATACTATAAGTGCGATAACTAAAAATGATATTGTGTATTTCTTTTTTGACGGTTTTTTGGATGCTAATATCGCTAATATGTTTGATATAGAATATTTTAGACGCTCTCTTATTATAGGATTTAGAATTTTTGTATTTGATATGAATAATGTAAAAGGATTAAATATTCATGCGGTAAGATTTCTTTCAAAACTTGGTGTTGAAGCTGCTGAATATGGTGCGCTGCTTGCAATCGTAGGTCTTAATACCAAAGGGGTTCAGCCAAAATTGCTGGAAGACTTAGAATTAGTCGGTTTTATGTTTTTTGCTGATGAAAAAAGTTTTATTGAAAGTGACGTGGTAAAAGAATCTAGAAATAATATGCAAGTAATTTATAAAACACAAAAGAAAATTACAAAAGAATTAGTGGAAATGTTGCCTTATTTTGTAAAATCGACTATTGAATCAATTGAACTTTTAACAGGAACTGAGGCAAAAAGAGAAAAAGCCGAGCTTTCAACTATAGAAATAGATAAATCCAAAAACTATATTTCCAGTTCTATCGGTTTTTACGGCGATGTTGACGGACTTTTAGTTTTAATTTTCTCGGAAAAACTAAGCAAAAAAATCTCCAAAATTTTAATAGGGGAAGAGATAGAATCTAAAGAAGAACTGGTTGATATGGTAGGAGAATTTGCCAATATAATTGTGGGTAATGTAAAAAGCGAATTTCAAAAAGAGGACATTGAAATAGAGCTTACACTTCCGAAGGTTTTTGAAGATCTTGAAAAATTAGAAGTATTGGTCCAAAACAAAAAAGCGTTGAAAGTTAAATTTTATTTTGAAGATGAAGAATTTTATATATATTTGACCAGATAATAACGAAAAGATGATGACAATGGAAAATAAAAAAATATTTTTAATTTTTGGCAATCCTGTGTCTCATTCAAAGTCTCCGCTTATGCATAACTATTTTTTTAAAAAAGAGAACATCAATGCCTGTTATGGAAGATATTTACTAACAAACGGTAATGAAATTATCAGTAAATTCAAAGAGCTAAAAATAAACGGGGCAAATGTAACAGTCCCACATAAAGAATGGGCTTATAAAGAAGCGGATGAAGTCAGGGGGATTGCAAAAAAAATAGGAGCTGTAAATACATTGGTAAATGAGAACGGAAAAATTATCGGTTATAACACCGATGCTGAAGGTTTTTTAGAAGTTATTAAAGAATTTAATTATAAAAAAGTTTTAATAATAGGAGCGGGCGGAACTGCAAAAGCGCTCAGCTTTGTATTGCCAAAAGCCAATATATTAAACAGGAGTGAAGAAAGGCTCAAAGATTTTCAAGAAAAAGTTACTTTTACCTGGAATAATATTAATAATTTTGATTATGATTTAATTATCAATACTACAAGTGCTGGACTTAATGATGATAATCTGCCGGCTCCGGCAATTATTTTGGAAAAACTTTTTAAAAAAGCTAGATATGCGGTAGATGTAATTTATGGGAAGGAAACGCCGTTTTTAAAGCTGGCAAAGAAATATAATTTAATTACAAAAAGTGGAATTGACATGCTGGTATATCAGGGGGTAATG
This genomic stretch from Lebetimonas natsushimae harbors:
- a CDS encoding shikimate dehydrogenase, translated to MENKKIFLIFGNPVSHSKSPLMHNYFFKKENINACYGRYLLTNGNEIISKFKELKINGANVTVPHKEWAYKEADEVRGIAKKIGAVNTLVNENGKIIGYNTDAEGFLEVIKEFNYKKVLIIGAGGTAKALSFVLPKANILNRSEERLKDFQEKVTFTWNNINNFDYDLIINTTSAGLNDDNLPAPAIILEKLFKKARYAVDVIYGKETPFLKLAKKYNLITKSGIDMLVYQGVMAMEYFLGKKLNRKKVAEIYFEILKG
- a CDS encoding GGDEF domain-containing protein, whose amino-acid sequence is MEEIIEKISEETINELKKAEKPAYPLYYKEVFVSLTREYKIFEQINPKLLCVDPSISENLINKTAETVKDIHKTSSDIKRESIKLLEDIEPVETDELKSLVIQYSSKLLEQINKMHEKISELETELEKAYKELLIDPLTKALNRKALEKELNEILEIGKEKDLDLALAVLDLDDFKKINDTYGHLIGDFVLKKVVDIIKRLLRKEHKIYRIGGDEFVILMNRIDLKIAEKVIDRIVSTISKTKMKYKDNLIDVTVSIGLTMHRKGDTIESIIRRADEAVYEAKKSRNKYAVKL
- the lysS gene encoding lysine--tRNA ligase, yielding MFSNEYVKLRMQKADKLKEAGINPYGHNAKRDTKISEFLEKNKDIENLENKRDENRIFTVAGRVKFLRLMGKAAFFKIEDESGILQVYMSKNDLGDDFNLLKKNLEVGDIVEVTGYPFITKTGELTIHAQKVRILTKAIHPLPEKFHGLQDTETKYRQRYLDMIMNKDTRERFKLRSKIVSLVREFFIKKGFIEVETPMLHTIVGGANARPFMTHHNALDIDMNLRIAPELFLKRLIVGGFEAVFELNRNFRNEGIDHTHNPEFTMLEYYWAYHNMEDLMNLTKELFDYLLEKLNLPKKIPFGDTEIDFTDWKIITYRDALIKIGNIPEEILDNVEAMKKYLKDHGVEVEEHIDSKGKLWAELFDEFVEPKLINPTFVTEFPVEISPLARRSDENPEFAERFELFIAGREIANGFNELNDPLDQYERFKAQLEAKAKGDEEVMDMDYDYIRALQYGMPPTAGEGIGIDRLVMLLTNTQSIKDVILFPTMKPKKEIFDKDDTK
- a CDS encoding dehypoxanthine futalosine cyclase — translated: MRLSKEKAIELIQNEDLIKLGKMALEKKREIHPKKITTFIVDRNINYTNICFVNCKFCAFYRHKKSTDAYVLSFEEIDKKIDELIEIGGTQILFQGGVHPNLKIDFYENLVEHIHKKYPSITIHGFSAPEINYISKISKIPIKEVLIRLKEKGLSSIPGAGAEILSDRVRDIIAPKKISTDEWLEVHKSAHEIGMKTTATMMFGTVETVEEIVEHWEKIRRLQDETGGFRAFIMWSFQPYNTALYHEGIVKYKASSNRYLRYLAVARLFLDNFKNIQSSWVTQGSYIGQLALLYGANDLGSTMMEENVVRSAGAQNRMNQKEMIELIKDVGEIPAKRNTAYEILEIFD
- a CDS encoding DUF1882 domain-containing protein encodes the protein MAYNVDISLIKINRNYYYEYKGKIVKKIVYKGRTFFDKYEKIDEPLTFQVMNDHIERKRIIAHDLINRQRNIVENIVFDYNGNNPEIFWNRASLLLREEGFLNFTAYNSKTPGHLHLYIHKGHTTLNEGIQIAKKLSLKLAGKLPKQWRVFPTDELPPEFNILNLPYELYKKERGASWARHM
- a CDS encoding serine hydroxymethyltransferase; its protein translation is MMSLKDFDKDVFSILEKELVRQTDHLEMIASENFTLPEVMEAMGSVFTNKYAEGYPGKRYYGGCEYADMVEQLAIDRAKALFGCEYANVQPHSGSQANGAVYVALMKPYDKLLGMDLSNGGHLTHGAKVNFSGKHYHSFSYGIDEKTGRIDYDRVRDIAKIVKPKMIVCGASAYPREIDFAKFKEIADEVGAILMADVAHIAGLVVAGEHPNPFPHCDVVTTTTHKTLRGPRGGLILTNNPEYAKKINSAIFPGIQGGPLVHVIAAKAVGFKMNLDESWKDYAKQVKANARVLAEVLLERGYDLVSGGTDNHLVLVSFLNKEFSGKEAEEALGRAGITVNKNTVPGEKRSPFVTSGIRIGSPALTARGMKEEEFRFIANKIADVLDDIYNVELQEKVANELKELASKFVIYDRPTY
- a CDS encoding CvpA family protein, which gives rise to MWFDAIIIGVTLILAIKGFFNGFVKEIAGLIGIIGGLYLASLFYHQAGIYINNNLIEIKNASAIDLVGFIAVFVGFWISTVFIGFLINKILKISALSALDRILGFIFAGAKFFLLISVILAMLYKVEFIKEKTQKYVKNSIVFPVCIIAGNKIINLSPKDLEKLSKNVKISKN
- a CDS encoding anthranilate synthase component I family protein, translating into MKHTKFLLDEFSAVAIYNQISSLFPNEKKFLLESVINNDNGNYSFIFIGEKERIVYKNKKTVYETDEKKEIFNTDPFSFLKKYYKNLDKDYYKKLVKELNIGFVDGFIGYIAYDMVGVFEPVLQKNMENLKDETDIPDFYMIRPKIVIGYSHKTSEITIIINDEKLNNYLYIIKDLLTSSYKHLPLKPINVLEEPHFLFDKEKFFEIVENAKENIKAGDIFQIVLSNRLYLKAKIDKFSFYRKLRSKNPSPYLYFLDFNEFSIIGSSPEVMVRLTDDVILLRPIAGTRKRGKDLKEDIEMENDMLNDPKEKAEHVMLVDLGRNDVGRVSRGGSVEVEDFMRVERYSHVMHLVSDVIGLKKENIDMFDVFKATFPAGTVSGAPKIKAMELIANYEGVKRSFYAGSIGYFGFDGNMDSAITIRTALIKKDNIIFQAGAGIVADSKPELEFKEINNKLGALVSTLKELSK
- a CDS encoding SPOR domain-containing protein, which encodes MEKDDLLNIKPKKNIKKPLVYGAIAFLIFIIAVIAYAIYSNSKEENVVLPPQVNEQPKEKSSEFKEIPIEENTNTLSQKLITDNSEEINASGEKKNNSNINNQSVEKETLNQKSPVSAIEKKPENQAKNTASHKTEVKKIKNIKKALNVKYYIQVAALMKYKTPNKKFLNLIKKEGFNYTFYHTYIKKNNKKIAITKILIGPFENEKTARAKLRIVKEKITQNAFIFKVK
- a CDS encoding chemotaxis protein CheX, with protein sequence MGVLKSYIGKKVLIKPQGFLDSQNAGMLITPQDINNFKNRKVKYISVDFSKIISSNLSGIRFLNDIFEKLYKENIECAIFSPNKQVFEIALRIDNRFFNIYENEEVEKIFTSEEMINKDIYICCIKNEENRNLIVFNLVKKGYMPLIVESEDKISSEDVIVIKNSIVSKFSNTISAITKNDIVYFFFDGFLDANIANMFDIEYFRRSLIIGFRIFVFDMNNVKGLNIHAVRFLSKLGVEAAEYGALLAIVGLNTKGVQPKLLEDLELVGFMFFADEKSFIESDVVKESRNNMQVIYKTQKKITKELVEMLPYFVKSTIESIELLTGTEAKREKAELSTIEIDKSKNYISSSIGFYGDVDGLLVLIFSEKLSKKISKILIGEEIESKEELVDMVGEFANIIVGNVKSEFQKEDIEIELTLPKVFEDLEKLEVLVQNKKALKVKFYFEDEEFYIYLTR